One window from the genome of Rufibacter tibetensis encodes:
- a CDS encoding hemolysin family protein has protein sequence MDLVFLYIAATAGLLLLLLFSLAEVAMRQTGRAYTRLQVAEDPQSSLGFLLRRERQTILTIHLGLGLSLLLFGVGAFGSLTYLLQQYLQAQVALLVAGLLTVLIGWLLFLGLGTLASLTAPARQLKMVAGVVAFFLVLFYPFTFLINSVFGLFSEKDDEAETEILANAVAFQPFAVRLHSPEEIVLTPSSEVDSKIFHNALEFKNVKVRECMVPRTEIDAIELEEGVEVLRQALIDTGHSKILIYQDSLDHILGYCHQFSLFKNPATLEEILTPIEAVPENMLARELFVKFITEHRSIVLVLDEFGGTSGIVTLEDVMEEILGDINDEYDEEDLLEQALPEPNTFLFSARQEIDYLNEKYSLNLPEGDYETLGGFILSVLQEIPTAGDVVVVPPFEIRILSMDEHRINTVHLSVRLAPTEE, from the coding sequence ATGGACCTTGTCTTCTTGTATATAGCTGCTACGGCAGGGCTTCTGCTGTTATTGCTGTTTAGCTTGGCAGAGGTGGCCATGCGCCAGACCGGACGGGCTTACACCCGGTTACAGGTTGCAGAGGACCCACAGTCCTCTTTAGGTTTCTTATTGCGCCGTGAGCGGCAAACCATACTGACTATTCATCTGGGATTAGGCCTGAGCTTACTCTTGTTTGGGGTGGGAGCCTTTGGCAGCCTTACCTATTTGCTGCAGCAGTACCTCCAAGCCCAGGTAGCCCTCCTGGTGGCTGGCTTGCTGACAGTTCTGATTGGCTGGCTTTTATTTCTAGGACTCGGGACATTAGCCAGCTTGACTGCACCAGCCCGTCAATTGAAAATGGTGGCCGGAGTAGTGGCTTTCTTTCTGGTACTATTTTACCCCTTTACGTTTCTTATTAACTCCGTTTTTGGGCTGTTTTCTGAAAAAGACGACGAAGCCGAAACTGAAATCCTGGCCAATGCGGTAGCTTTTCAGCCGTTTGCGGTAAGACTACATTCTCCGGAAGAGATTGTGCTTACGCCCAGCAGCGAGGTAGACAGTAAAATCTTCCACAACGCCCTGGAATTTAAAAATGTGAAAGTGCGCGAATGCATGGTGCCCCGCACTGAGATTGACGCCATAGAGTTGGAAGAAGGCGTAGAGGTGCTTCGACAAGCTTTGATTGATACCGGCCATTCCAAAATCCTGATTTACCAGGATTCCCTGGACCACATCTTAGGGTATTGTCACCAATTCTCCCTTTTCAAAAATCCAGCTACATTAGAAGAAATCCTGACGCCCATTGAGGCTGTACCGGAGAATATGCTGGCTCGGGAGCTGTTCGTGAAATTCATTACCGAGCACCGCAGCATTGTACTGGTGCTGGATGAGTTTGGCGGAACCTCAGGAATAGTGACCCTGGAAGATGTGATGGAAGAGATTCTGGGTGATATCAACGATGAATATGATGAGGAAGACCTGCTGGAGCAGGCTTTACCAGAACCCAATACCTTTCTTTTCAGTGCCCGGCAGGAAATAGATTACCTCAACGAAAAATATTCCCTGAACTTACCTGAAGGCGACTATGAAACTTTAGGCGGTTTTATCTTGTCTGTATTGCAAGAAATACCCACCGCAGGCGACGTGGTAGTAGTTCCTCCCTTTGAGATCAGGATCCTGTCTATGGATGAGCATCGCATCAATACGGTACATTTGTCCGTAAGGTTGGCCCCCACAGAAGAATAA
- a CDS encoding tetratricopeptide repeat protein, with translation MKRKLLLMWLLVIGSLGFAIPQSWAQGVPEQMALAKEYLRQNEYTKAEGLFSKLIEQDVQFGLVYPDYLKTLLALRNFKEAEKLVKRAQKKYPDVPAYSIDEGRVMQASGNTAAAEKKWAQVVQTTTPENVYGVATAFQQADMLPLAEQAYLKARQLSGSEKTFAAQLLQLYAFQRKTDLLVDEVLRQVKSNSVPLTYAQNLLQNTLRDEESLTMLEQRLMTAVQAEPDATPVQELLIWTLLQRKDFGPALLQTRALDRRTQGGGTRVLSMADISLRNKDYTTAIEGYTYVMQQYRSGELYPIARQRIIQAREEQVKNTFPLDKEKIKLLAQEYESLLQELGRNDRTAEVIKELGELQAFYLDAQPEAVKNLQEVIAMPRAQPNVVAEAKLILADVYLLRGEPWESTLLYSQVEKTHKEQPLGYEAKLRNARLSYYKGDFELAQSHLDILKLATSREIANDALDLSLLIIDNTGMDTSAAALKEYAAIDFLVFQHKYPEAMAALDKLLIKYPGHSLTDEIYFQKAELLQQTGQFPEAAKNLQFIIDNPKYDILSDDALFLLAKLNEENLKQPEKAQELYNNLLVKHPGSVFVAEARKRLRKLRGDKV, from the coding sequence ATGAAGAGAAAGTTATTGTTGATGTGGCTGTTGGTCATAGGCAGTTTGGGTTTCGCTATCCCCCAGAGTTGGGCGCAAGGGGTTCCCGAGCAGATGGCACTGGCCAAGGAGTACCTGCGGCAAAATGAATACACCAAAGCAGAAGGCCTGTTCAGTAAATTGATTGAACAGGACGTTCAGTTTGGACTAGTGTACCCGGACTACCTCAAAACCCTGCTGGCCCTCCGTAATTTCAAAGAAGCCGAGAAGCTGGTAAAACGAGCGCAGAAGAAATACCCTGATGTACCGGCCTATTCCATAGATGAGGGACGCGTAATGCAAGCCTCTGGTAACACCGCAGCGGCAGAGAAGAAGTGGGCCCAGGTAGTGCAGACCACCACTCCCGAAAATGTGTACGGCGTAGCTACGGCTTTCCAACAGGCAGATATGTTGCCCTTGGCAGAGCAGGCGTACCTGAAAGCCCGTCAGCTAAGCGGAAGTGAAAAGACTTTTGCTGCCCAATTGCTACAACTGTATGCTTTTCAACGCAAAACAGATTTGCTGGTAGACGAAGTATTGCGTCAAGTCAAAAGCAACAGTGTGCCCCTTACTTACGCGCAAAACCTGTTGCAGAACACTCTGCGTGACGAGGAATCTCTTACCATGTTGGAGCAGCGCCTCATGACAGCTGTTCAGGCAGAACCTGATGCCACACCTGTACAGGAACTGCTAATCTGGACTTTGTTGCAGCGGAAAGACTTTGGTCCAGCCCTGCTCCAGACCCGTGCCTTAGACCGACGTACCCAAGGCGGTGGCACCCGGGTCCTTTCCATGGCTGATATCAGCTTGCGCAACAAAGACTATACGACAGCTATTGAGGGCTACACCTACGTAATGCAGCAGTACCGTTCCGGCGAATTATACCCTATTGCCCGGCAGCGCATTATCCAGGCCCGTGAAGAACAGGTAAAGAACACATTCCCGCTAGACAAAGAGAAGATCAAACTCTTGGCGCAGGAGTATGAATCACTTCTCCAAGAACTTGGGCGTAATGACCGCACCGCTGAAGTGATCAAAGAACTAGGTGAACTGCAGGCATTCTACCTGGATGCTCAACCAGAAGCTGTGAAAAACCTGCAGGAGGTAATTGCTATGCCTCGGGCGCAGCCTAATGTAGTGGCAGAAGCCAAACTAATTTTAGCCGATGTGTACCTGCTACGCGGAGAGCCTTGGGAAAGCACATTGTTGTATAGCCAGGTAGAGAAAACGCACAAAGAACAGCCACTGGGGTATGAAGCCAAGCTCCGCAACGCTCGCCTCAGTTACTACAAAGGAGATTTTGAACTAGCTCAAAGCCACCTGGACATATTGAAACTGGCTACTAGTCGTGAGATCGCGAATGATGCCTTAGACCTGAGTCTGCTCATCATTGACAACACCGGTATGGATACTTCAGCAGCTGCGCTGAAGGAGTATGCCGCCATTGACTTCCTGGTGTTCCAACACAAGTACCCCGAGGCAATGGCTGCTTTGGATAAACTACTCATCAAGTACCCCGGGCACAGCCTCACCGATGAAATCTACTTCCAGAAAGCAGAGCTTTTGCAGCAAACGGGGCAGTTTCCAGAAGCTGCCAAAAACCTGCAGTTCATCATTGACAATCCTAAATACGACATCCTCTCAGATGACGCACTGTTCCTCTTAGCCAAATTGAATGAGGAAAACCTGAAGCAGCCTGAGAAAGCCCAGGAACTCTACAACAACCTATTAGTGAAACATCCGGGGAGTGTGTTTGTAGCCGAAGCCAGAAAGCGACTGAGAAAGTTGAGAGGAGATAAGGTATAG
- a CDS encoding DUF3575 domain-containing protein gives MKKIFFIALICSFAFMSKPVQAQNNLVKANLLAPLVATGSFYYERVLNDSRSVQLGLFFTKYEELSGYGVTPEYRFYLSETPAPNGFYVAPFLSFMRFTIEGEDDLFDGERYKGTTTNFGGGLVAGRQWIFKDRVSFDIFLGPEYTGGTAAVEIGNEDQIKDSGLNGFIGRAGISLGLKF, from the coding sequence ATGAAAAAGATCTTTTTTATCGCTCTGATCTGCAGCTTTGCTTTTATGAGCAAACCTGTGCAAGCCCAAAACAACTTAGTGAAAGCTAACTTACTGGCCCCATTGGTTGCCACTGGCTCATTCTATTATGAGCGTGTGCTCAATGATAGCAGAAGTGTTCAGTTAGGACTATTCTTTACCAAGTATGAAGAGCTTTCAGGCTATGGAGTAACACCAGAGTATAGATTCTACCTTTCTGAAACTCCAGCCCCAAATGGTTTCTATGTGGCACCCTTTCTTTCCTTTATGCGCTTTACCATTGAAGGAGAAGACGACCTCTTTGATGGTGAGAGATACAAAGGAACTACTACAAACTTTGGAGGCGGATTAGTTGCCGGAAGACAGTGGATTTTCAAAGACAGGGTCTCTTTTGATATTTTCCTGGGACCCGAGTACACCGGGGGCACGGCTGCAGTAGAAATCGGGAATGAGGACCAAATCAAAGATTCTGGTCTCAATGGATTCATTGGCCGGGCTGGAATCAGCTTAGGTCTTAAATTCTAG
- a CDS encoding type III pantothenate kinase, with translation MLNLAIDRGNTRIKAGLFKDGLLVQQYTCPDFPALGKELAGVTLQNAIMSSVSQESAELVQHIPVLGQRILFNAQTPVPVQNNYGTPHTLGVDRLAAAVGAQYLLKDRHCLIIDAGTCITYDVLEADGTFQGGSISPGITMRYQAVHSFTGKLPLLEGYEVPPIPGKTTAEAIKGGILFGAMVEAEGMIQHYERQYKPLTVILCGGDAQFFESTVKARIFVIPELVLIGLNRILEYNV, from the coding sequence ATGCTGAATCTGGCGATAGACCGGGGTAACACCCGCATCAAAGCCGGTCTTTTTAAAGACGGGCTTTTGGTGCAACAATACACCTGTCCAGACTTTCCCGCTTTGGGGAAAGAACTGGCGGGAGTTACCCTGCAAAACGCCATCATGTCTTCTGTAAGCCAGGAATCTGCCGAGTTGGTACAGCACATCCCGGTGTTGGGGCAACGAATTCTGTTCAATGCTCAGACACCGGTTCCGGTGCAGAACAACTACGGAACGCCCCACACTTTGGGAGTAGACCGGTTGGCAGCGGCCGTAGGGGCACAGTACCTGTTGAAAGACCGGCATTGCCTGATCATAGACGCAGGTACATGCATTACCTATGACGTACTGGAAGCCGATGGCACATTCCAGGGCGGAAGTATCTCACCGGGCATTACCATGCGGTACCAGGCAGTTCATTCCTTCACCGGAAAACTGCCGCTCTTGGAGGGATATGAGGTACCACCCATACCCGGTAAAACAACAGCTGAGGCTATCAAAGGTGGAATCTTGTTTGGCGCTATGGTAGAGGCAGAAGGTATGATTCAACATTATGAACGTCAATACAAACCATTGACGGTTATTCTGTGCGGCGGTGACGCCCAGTTTTTTGAAAGTACAGTAAAAGCACGCATCTTTGTCATTCCCGAATTGGTTTTAATCGGGTTAAACCGAATACTTGAGTATAATGTATAA
- a CDS encoding peptidylprolyl isomerase, whose protein sequence is MALINKIREKSGFAIGAIAIGLLIFIVLGDLLGPNSRLFGSNTTVGEVAGHEVSVQEFEGMFEEAKNNYANQYGRQPSEAELASLREQTWNQLVFKYAFEEEFEKVGLGISAEEQVDMVQGRNVHPALKQMFTDPQTGQFSVEQVKQTLRNLGSMPPEQQAAWRKYEADLATDRLRNKYYNLFTFSNYVTTEEAKRFNAEQNTRASINSLFVPYFSIADSTIKVTDDQLSEYLNNNKKKFEVEEGRSITYVTVPVSASKEDSSAYSTETQELAARFATTENDSLFVKAESDTPFNSAYLPANELPEELKTQTLEKGKMYGPFAQNGNFSLYKIMDVKEGGKASVRASHILIKPENTTPEAKAAAKAKAQDLLNQIKGGANFAQLAAQHGTDGTASQGGDLGWFTEGRMVPAFEKAVFSAPGAGLLPNLVETDYGYHIVKITEPKTTKTYQVAQVTRALTPSDNSRENAFSRAGVIASSSTDLESFNKAVANEKGVMKAEAKNFSASDRAINNLQNARELVRWAFSEDTKKGDVSPVITMDDQYVVAVLTGKREKGIAKVEDVRDELTALVRNELKAKKIKEKLASLSGPLDQIAAKYGPDALVRPANDVTLGAANVPGLGFEPVAVGKAFGLKPGQRTGPIDGEGGVVIVELTSITPATPVADVASVKQQLQGTRAGRVQGALYEAVRKNADIKDNRVRFF, encoded by the coding sequence ATGGCATTAATTAACAAGATTCGGGAGAAGTCAGGCTTCGCCATTGGCGCAATTGCTATAGGCTTGCTCATTTTCATTGTGTTGGGAGACCTGCTGGGGCCAAATTCCCGGTTGTTCGGAAGCAATACAACAGTAGGGGAGGTTGCCGGACATGAAGTGTCTGTGCAGGAATTTGAAGGCATGTTTGAGGAGGCCAAAAACAACTACGCCAACCAATACGGCCGCCAGCCTTCTGAAGCAGAACTTGCTTCATTGCGTGAGCAGACCTGGAACCAGTTAGTATTCAAGTATGCCTTTGAAGAGGAATTTGAAAAAGTAGGCTTAGGCATCTCTGCTGAAGAGCAGGTAGACATGGTACAAGGACGTAACGTGCACCCGGCTTTAAAGCAAATGTTCACGGATCCACAAACCGGGCAGTTTAGCGTAGAGCAGGTTAAGCAAACCCTTCGTAACCTGGGCAGCATGCCTCCAGAGCAGCAAGCTGCCTGGCGTAAATACGAAGCAGACTTAGCCACTGACCGTCTTCGTAACAAATACTACAACCTGTTCACGTTCTCTAACTACGTGACCACTGAAGAAGCTAAGCGTTTCAACGCAGAGCAAAACACCCGCGCCAGCATCAACTCTTTGTTTGTTCCTTATTTCAGCATTGCTGATTCAACCATCAAAGTAACCGATGACCAACTGAGCGAGTACCTGAACAATAACAAAAAGAAATTTGAAGTAGAAGAAGGCCGTTCAATCACCTATGTGACCGTACCGGTATCCGCTTCTAAAGAAGATAGCTCAGCCTACAGCACAGAGACCCAAGAGTTAGCAGCTCGTTTCGCTACTACTGAGAATGACTCTCTGTTTGTAAAAGCAGAATCTGACACTCCTTTCAACAGCGCTTACTTGCCCGCCAATGAGTTGCCGGAAGAACTGAAAACCCAAACGTTGGAGAAAGGCAAAATGTATGGTCCTTTCGCCCAGAACGGAAACTTCAGCTTATACAAGATCATGGACGTGAAGGAAGGCGGGAAAGCCTCTGTACGTGCCAGCCACATCCTGATCAAGCCAGAAAATACAACTCCAGAAGCCAAAGCCGCTGCCAAAGCAAAAGCGCAAGACTTGTTAAACCAAATTAAAGGTGGTGCTAATTTCGCTCAGCTAGCTGCGCAGCACGGAACTGACGGAACAGCCTCACAAGGTGGTGACTTAGGTTGGTTCACCGAAGGCCGCATGGTACCAGCTTTTGAGAAAGCAGTATTTAGCGCTCCGGGTGCAGGTCTGTTGCCAAACCTGGTAGAGACTGACTATGGATACCACATTGTTAAGATCACGGAGCCTAAAACTACCAAAACCTATCAGGTAGCCCAGGTAACCCGCGCCTTGACGCCAAGCGACAACTCTCGTGAGAATGCCTTCAGCCGCGCTGGTGTTATTGCCTCTAGCAGCACAGATTTAGAGTCTTTCAACAAGGCCGTTGCCAATGAGAAAGGCGTAATGAAAGCTGAAGCTAAAAACTTCAGTGCTTCTGACCGTGCCATTAACAACCTGCAGAATGCTCGTGAACTGGTACGTTGGGCTTTCTCTGAAGACACCAAAAAAGGCGATGTTTCTCCGGTAATCACCATGGATGACCAGTACGTAGTAGCGGTGTTAACCGGGAAACGTGAAAAAGGAATTGCCAAAGTAGAGGACGTACGTGATGAGTTAACTGCTCTTGTTCGTAATGAACTGAAAGCGAAGAAAATCAAAGAGAAATTAGCTTCTCTTTCTGGCCCGTTAGACCAGATTGCCGCTAAATATGGTCCAGATGCGTTGGTTCGTCCAGCCAATGATGTGACGTTGGGAGCTGCTAACGTACCAGGTTTAGGATTTGAGCCAGTAGCCGTAGGCAAAGCGTTCGGTCTGAAACCAGGACAGCGTACAGGCCCTATTGATGGGGAAGGCGGAGTAGTGATTGTGGAATTGACCAGCATCACCCCGGCCACTCCGGTAGCTGATGTAGCCTCTGTAAAGCAACAGCTGCAAGGCACCCGCGCCGGACGTGTACAAGGCGCCTTGTATGAAGCCGTTCGTAAAAACGCAGACATTAAAGATAACCGGGTTCGCTTCTTCTAA
- a CDS encoding TraR/DksA family transcriptional regulator — protein sequence MSEEKQRYSQEELNEFQEIIIEKLNNARKEVAFIKETLSRRNDAGTDNTASTSKVLEDGADTQEKESLNQLASRQLKFIQQLENALIRIRNGSYGVCIKSGKLIPKERLKAVPHTQHTIEAKMSRND from the coding sequence ATGAGTGAAGAAAAACAGCGGTATTCCCAAGAGGAATTGAACGAATTTCAGGAAATCATCATTGAGAAATTAAATAACGCCCGCAAAGAGGTAGCCTTCATTAAGGAAACCTTGAGCAGACGGAACGATGCTGGAACTGACAATACCGCTTCTACTTCTAAAGTATTGGAAGATGGAGCAGATACTCAGGAAAAGGAAAGTTTGAACCAGTTAGCGTCTCGGCAGTTAAAGTTTATCCAGCAGTTGGAAAATGCCCTTATCCGCATTAGAAACGGAAGCTATGGCGTTTGTATAAAATCGGGTAAATTGATACCAAAAGAGCGTTTAAAAGCTGTGCCGCATACGCAGCACACCATTGAGGCTAAAATGAGCCGCAACGACTAA
- a CDS encoding PH domain-containing protein, with protein sequence MIPVTFSSSKSWVSTLGIWGTTALLFFMLAQEIQSPMPLAGKIALGLFCLLICSLLLWIWFGTYYRIAGETLYFRCGPLHGSIPIQKIREVKLNQYLWSGLRPALGLHGLVINYNRWDTIYFSPAEKEQFLNALREVNPNIELKA encoded by the coding sequence ATGATTCCTGTTACGTTCTCTTCTTCTAAAAGCTGGGTGAGCACTTTAGGCATCTGGGGCACCACCGCACTGCTATTTTTTATGCTTGCGCAGGAAATACAAAGCCCCATGCCTCTGGCGGGAAAGATTGCTCTGGGACTTTTCTGCCTACTAATCTGTAGTTTGCTGCTTTGGATCTGGTTTGGCACCTACTATCGCATTGCGGGCGAAACGCTTTATTTCAGATGTGGGCCGTTGCATGGCAGTATTCCTATTCAGAAAATAAGGGAAGTGAAGTTGAATCAGTATCTCTGGTCTGGGTTACGGCCAGCACTGGGATTGCACGGTTTGGTAATCAACTATAACCGTTGGGATACCATATATTTCTCTCCGGCTGAGAAGGAACAGTTTCTGAATGCGCTTCGAGAAGTGAACCCAAACATTGAGCTAAAAGCGTAA
- the lptC gene encoding LPS export ABC transporter periplasmic protein LptC has product MSNLFQLLLTKSWFSGTQLLLVFALGALSWSCQNADENIKPIEYKGPASETYNQVTIYSDSAQMKLKLSAPVEQQLQNGDIVYTKGMYITFYEDGTPTTIITAKYGRYDKAKDQYFARNDVVVKNIVKKEQLNTEELFWERQKQTIFTDKFVRITSVDEVVTGVGLTAKQDFSDYTLKQFSGSFVLKQ; this is encoded by the coding sequence ATGAGTAATCTATTTCAACTTCTGCTGACAAAAAGCTGGTTCTCTGGAACTCAACTCCTCCTCGTGTTTGCTTTAGGGGCTTTAAGCTGGAGTTGCCAGAACGCAGATGAGAACATCAAGCCCATTGAGTACAAAGGACCTGCTTCTGAAACCTACAACCAAGTGACCATCTACAGTGACTCAGCGCAAATGAAACTGAAGCTGAGCGCCCCAGTAGAACAGCAATTGCAGAACGGTGACATTGTCTATACCAAAGGCATGTACATCACTTTCTACGAGGACGGAACTCCCACCACCATCATCACTGCCAAGTATGGGCGTTACGACAAAGCCAAAGACCAGTACTTTGCTAGAAATGACGTGGTGGTAAAAAACATTGTCAAAAAAGAACAATTGAACACTGAGGAGTTGTTCTGGGAGCGGCAGAAGCAAACTATTTTCACTGATAAATTTGTGCGTATCACCAGTGTGGATGAAGTAGTGACAGGAGTAGGCTTAACGGCTAAGCAAGATTTCTCTGACTACACATTAAAGCAATTCTCTGGCTCTTTCGTGTTGAAACAATGA
- a CDS encoding pseudouridine synthase, translated as MAINEDTPQEGNDRPRNNNSWNENKKVFGRGTRFDRPAGGDREGGFRNRDRNADNSDRPSSGDRGRSERPRREDNREGDINTNRENRERAPRRENERRGGDFRPARGFERPDRGNDRRDERPRGENDRSDRRPAREGGFNRPEGRDSRGGGSFQDRREGSRGPARGDEERGGERRSFGNRGDRGGERRGTDRPSFGAGRDDNRPARGGDRREGGFQKPGGFSSDRNGGFNRGSDDRRERSGNREERGGDRREDRGFNRDDRRSDAPRENRPFSGNRDENRSERPARREGDRPFDRNAPRENRGRDDRSSSFPKRDGARPERGSTRPDRNDRPARGEGKGFKEGRFGRSEEETQEAPFYNLKRYEERRKKRDESYGNEDLRLNRYIANAGICSRREADELIAAGEIKVNGQVVTEMGYKVAPTDTVQYGRKTLSREKTVYVLLNKPKDFLTTTDDPEGRKTVMDLVKNASKERLFPVGRLDRNTTGLLLFTNDGELAQKLTHPSNKISKIYQVELDKPITQEHVKQIQAGLELEDGKAEVDDVALLGESNKFLGIEIHIGRNRIVRRIFEHLGYEVVTLDRVQYAGLTKKDLPRGNWRFLTEKEVVRLKYFM; from the coding sequence ATGGCTATAAACGAAGATACGCCTCAAGAAGGCAACGATCGTCCACGGAACAATAACTCCTGGAACGAAAACAAGAAAGTATTTGGCAGAGGCACCCGCTTTGACCGCCCTGCTGGTGGAGACCGTGAAGGAGGTTTCCGCAACCGAGACAGAAACGCAGACAATTCAGATAGACCCTCTTCTGGTGACCGCGGCCGTTCAGAAAGACCGCGCCGCGAAGATAACCGTGAGGGAGACATAAATACCAACCGCGAGAACAGAGAACGCGCGCCAAGAAGAGAAAACGAACGCAGAGGCGGCGATTTCCGTCCGGCGCGTGGGTTTGAAAGACCAGACAGAGGCAACGATCGTCGTGACGAGAGACCTCGTGGTGAAAACGACCGCTCTGACCGTAGACCAGCCAGAGAAGGTGGGTTCAACCGTCCTGAAGGCAGAGACTCAAGAGGGGGTGGTTCTTTCCAGGACCGTCGTGAAGGAAGCAGAGGCCCAGCCCGGGGTGATGAAGAAAGAGGCGGAGAGCGTCGTTCTTTCGGAAACCGTGGAGACCGTGGTGGCGAACGCCGTGGTACAGACCGCCCATCTTTTGGCGCAGGCAGAGATGATAACCGCCCAGCCCGTGGGGGAGACCGCCGTGAAGGTGGTTTTCAGAAACCAGGCGGCTTCTCCTCTGATCGCAACGGTGGGTTCAATCGCGGCAGCGATGACCGCAGAGAAAGAAGCGGGAATAGAGAAGAGCGTGGCGGTGACCGCCGCGAGGACAGAGGCTTCAACCGTGATGACAGACGCAGTGATGCTCCCCGTGAAAACAGGCCGTTTTCCGGAAATCGCGATGAAAACCGTTCTGAGCGCCCGGCCCGCAGAGAAGGTGACAGACCCTTTGACCGCAATGCTCCACGTGAAAACCGAGGCCGTGATGACCGTTCCTCTTCTTTCCCGAAAAGGGATGGGGCTCGCCCAGAGCGAGGCTCTACCCGCCCAGACCGCAATGACCGTCCGGCCAGAGGAGAAGGCAAAGGCTTTAAAGAAGGCCGTTTTGGTCGCTCAGAAGAAGAAACCCAGGAAGCACCTTTTTACAACCTGAAACGCTATGAAGAGCGCCGGAAGAAGAGAGATGAGTCTTACGGAAACGAAGACTTACGCTTAAACCGCTATATCGCCAACGCTGGTATTTGCTCACGCCGTGAAGCTGACGAACTCATCGCCGCGGGCGAGATCAAGGTAAACGGACAAGTAGTGACGGAGATGGGCTATAAAGTAGCGCCTACAGATACCGTACAGTACGGCCGTAAAACCTTGAGCCGCGAGAAAACAGTGTACGTGCTGTTGAACAAACCAAAAGACTTCCTGACTACCACTGATGACCCGGAAGGCCGCAAGACCGTGATGGACCTAGTGAAGAATGCCTCTAAAGAGCGTTTGTTCCCGGTAGGCCGTCTGGACAGAAACACCACTGGTTTGCTTCTTTTCACCAATGACGGGGAACTGGCTCAGAAACTGACGCACCCGTCTAACAAAATATCTAAGATTTATCAGGTAGAACTGGATAAGCCTATCACGCAAGAGCATGTGAAGCAGATTCAGGCTGGCTTGGAACTGGAAGATGGCAAAGCTGAAGTGGATGATGTAGCCTTGTTAGGAGAAAGCAACAAGTTCTTAGGCATTGAGATCCACATTGGCCGTAACCGCATTGTGCGTCGCATTTTTGAACACCTGGGGTATGAAGTAGTAACCCTAGACCGTGTGCAATATGCCGGCCTTACCAAAAAAGACTTACCAAGAGGCAACTGGCGTTTCTTAACAGAAAAAGAAGTAGTGCGCCTGAAATACTTCATGTAA
- the scpB gene encoding SMC-Scp complex subunit ScpB, whose amino-acid sequence MNLLLNHLQALIFCATSPVSIEELQKCLSEALVTEVSVSDVLEGIEQLNAQFSTDAFAFQIYAIGGGYQFLTKPAYQDSVSILLKHKSKKKLSASALETLAIIAYKQPITRSQIEQIRGVSCDYAIQRLLEKGLLEIKGKANTIGRPVLFGTSQKFMEYFGINHLKDLPQLRDLAPEENTIGEAAAL is encoded by the coding sequence TTGAACCTGTTACTGAATCATCTTCAGGCGCTAATATTCTGCGCCACCTCTCCTGTGTCTATTGAGGAATTGCAGAAATGCCTTTCTGAAGCATTGGTGACAGAGGTGAGCGTAAGTGATGTATTGGAGGGAATTGAGCAATTAAATGCTCAATTCTCTACCGATGCCTTCGCCTTTCAGATTTACGCAATTGGAGGCGGGTACCAGTTTTTGACCAAACCTGCTTACCAAGACTCGGTAAGTATTTTATTGAAGCATAAATCAAAGAAGAAGCTCTCCGCTTCAGCTTTGGAGACGTTGGCCATTATTGCCTACAAACAACCCATTACCCGTTCACAAATAGAGCAAATCAGAGGCGTAAGCTGTGATTACGCCATCCAGCGTCTGCTGGAGAAAGGCCTTTTGGAGATCAAAGGCAAAGCAAACACCATTGGGCGCCCCGTCCTGTTTGGCACCAGCCAGAAGTTCATGGAATATTTTGGCATCAACCACCTCAAAGACCTTCCACAGCTCAGAGACCTGGCACCGGAAGAGAACACCATCGGCGAAGCCGCTGCGCTTTAA